TgctttgttgtttctgtgattaGGAGCTTAATATTCATCACcttcaatttgaaaatgaattcTGAAACTCATTGTGATGTggcacatttgaaatatttactgcGCATTGCTCTatagttttgtattttatcaaGTGCGAATATCAATTTTCCTATTGAACAATTTCTTTTTCAAGTTCTCCTTTATATCCTTGGTTTTGAAACAGTATATCATTGGATTGACAGCAGCAGGTAAAAGACTGTACAGCATTACAACAACAATGCGAACCGGAACACTGAAAGTGAATCCCACATTATTCGCCAGGTACACAAAGCATCTTGGCATATAATAAAGAAACGTGATGAGGAGCTGCGGCATGCACGTGGACAGAGTCCTGACACGACCCTCAGAGCTGGAAATACGCCCAACAGCGACAATGATGACAAAATAAGAGAATACAATAAAACCAAGAGGGACCAACAAACTGAACATGGCAAAACCAAACGCAATCACCTGCACTTCTCGCACATTCTCACATCCGAGGGCTGTAATTGCGATATAGTCACAATAGCACTGAATTATTATGTTTGAATTGCAATAAGGCAAAGTAAGAGCATTGAAAAGTACACCCACCATCCACAATACTGGCAATAACCATGACATTCCACAGAGAACCGAAACTTTGGTGTTTGTCAAGAGAGTTGTGTAACGCAGTGGAGCACAAATTGCAATGAAACGATCGAGAGCCATCACCATCAGGATGAAAGAATGAGCGGTCGCTAAAGAATgaacaaaatacatttgtgcaaagcagctgtaaaatgaaatgatgctgTCATCAAACCAGTATTTTGATATGATCTTTGGAAGAGTTACAGTCCCAAATGCTAAGTCAGTAAATGCAAGGTGGCAGAAGATCAGATATGTAGGTTTGTGAAGAGccttttcacatttcacaaacactaaaataaaaatatttcctcCAACTATAGCCAGgtagaggagaaacagaagggCTGACACGGGTTTGTAAAGGTCCAGTGAAAGTCCAGGGAATCCAATGATGAAGAAATCCTTAATCCTTGTCACATTCGTGTTGAACATATTTGCTCAAATTTGCAGCAACAAACACACGTCAAATAGAAAAGAGAGATAAATAATATTACGTGAAAAATAAAGCTTGACAATAAATATAACTCCTTCAGATCTAGCACAACACAGTTATTTAATTCTACGTAGTTTTCTTATTCTGTACAACGTATAATAGATAAGTGTCAATGAGCGTCCTGCAACATCTCACTGTAATTCCACCTAACATGTGCCAAGCACTTGTTTATATCAACAGTTCTGTCCCAAAGGGCTGCAATCACTAAAGAGTTACATAAGTTGTACAAGACAGATTCATGTTTGTTAAAACAGTATTTGGTTTCCTTAAAGGTAcggtgtgtagaattttgtgatatctagtgttgcagttgcatgttgcagctgaacagccctcacctcaccctctccttccaaacttgaaaaagaacctgtggtagcttcagttgtcataaaaactcaaaaggtgtttagtttgtccagtctggactaatgtaaaaaaaaaaggcggcctccgtagagagggtccccttgatgtaaatataaagtatttaaatataaagggccttttcttgTCACAGTTCCTCTCTGCCTCACCACTCTGCACCTGCCTGCTTCAATCTGCcaatcagacacacccctctcatCAAGCCAACTCCACTCACCTGTGCTCTCTGCATTTAAgccccagctccactctcactcaTTGCCAGATTGTTCTCGATGCTTGCACCAGACTCTCCAGCGTTTCTCTGCCTGATCTCGACCCCGCTTATCTCCGACCATCCTGCCTGACCGATCTCCTGGTAATCAACTCAgccttccgtccctgaccaCGACCCTCGCCTGTCCCTTTCTGGATTCTGCCTGTCTGCTCCCTTGGCTATCCGGTGATTACCTGATTCAGCTCTGCATAGAGAGTGTCactctcgtctcctctgtggCATCCTGCAGTTCAGTGGCTCTGACAATAAAGTTTCTTACCAACGATACCcgcctgtctttgtgctgctattGGGTCCAAACCACACCTATTAcatttctggggtaaagaaaactacaattcatacagtttagatgaaatgaagtagtgaaaacatcgtgaggattattctatattaaatgactgccaatagttccctttcacctaaatctttcacactggacctttaagtcaacataaaagaaaggaaaagataaGTCTTGTAGTCAATTACTGCAGAATGTGCTATCACTGATCTCCCAAAAATAATTATCTTAATTTTCTCATATTTAAATTCAGATAAATACACAATCAAATGgacaaaatacaacacaatgttgtgtgtgtatatatatatagacattttatttcaataacatgatAGAACAAGATAAAGGTACAACAATTCTAagttttacatgtttacatgcaCATCAGTTGAGTGACTGAAAAATTGGACATTAGTGACCAAAGGCAGGGAGGCAGTAGCGGTAGCTGtcgctcagtccatagagacttgaCTTGGGAACCGGTGGCCGGTTCAGGTCCAGCATGGacagaagttggagaggtgccagttcacctttcaaggcaccgaacccccaaattgctccccgggcatggctgcccactgttccgtgtgtggtcactgtgtggattgtacttttttaaattaactaatgtttaagttttaaaacatgtacacacatagaAACTGTTTTCAGTAATCAGTTAAGtggattgtttttatatttcaatttaaaggcagattatatttaacttttaatttacTCTGAAAATGTTCTCAATAGCAACTCACAACTGGGGGTCAAAGCTAAATCTATAGTACAATAAGAAATCTTGAAGTGAGAAGAACATGCTAAAtcttttcaataaaaataaatgtaagaaatCAGGTAAAGAAGTGCACCAAAAGTACATTTgcctgaatgattgatttcaatTAGATAGTTGTAAGAACACATGTTTGCTCTGTCAATCAGTTTTACATCAATATGAAAACTTTATCTCTATTCCAATTCGAGTTTTCCTTAGCCTCTTCATCAACATCTGCTTGATATCCTGAGtcttaaaacaataaataattggATTAATGGCAGCGGGAAACAGACTGTACAACAATATCAACAGGATGCGAACATCTAAACTGAAAGAAAATTCAACAATATTAGCTacataaacaaaacatctgGGAAGGTAAAAAAGACATGTGATTAATATTTGAGGAGTACAAGTTGATAAGGTTTTCTTGCGGCCAGCCACATTTGAAATTTTTAAGATAACTACAATGAtggaaatgtatgaaaatacGATGAATGCAAGAGGAACCAGAAGACAAATCATGGCCACACACAGAGCAATGACTTTCACGATTATAACATCATCTCCACATGCCTGACTTGTTATAGAAATGTGGTCACAGTAGCACTGAGCaataacatttgatttacaGAACGGCAAAGTTAGGGCATGGAGTACAATAGCTACCATTAAAGGCAGAGGGATGATCCAAGCAAAGCCACAGAGCACAGATATGATGTTGTTTGTGATAAGAACAGGATAACGCAGTGGGATACATATTGCAATAAATCGATCAAGAGCCATGACCAGTAGCATGAAAGAAGTTACTGATCCTAAATAGTGGACAAAGAACATCTGTGTAAAACACccattaaatgaaataatgttATCACCAAACCAGTATTTTGATATAATCTTTGGAAGAGTCGCGGTGCCAAATGTTAAATCAATCAGTGCCAGGTGACAAAAGACCACATAGGTCGGTTTCTGAAGTGACTtctcacagaaaacaaatgttaaaatgaaaatattcccTATAGCAATCAATAGgtagaggaaaaaaagcagagcTGAAACAGGTGCATAAAACTGCGGTGAAAGTCCCGGGAATCCCAGGATTAAGAAGCTTCTCATCCAAGTAAAATTAGATACCATAATTTGACTTctcagaaaaagaaatgcatgaaTTAGAGACCTGCAATGTAAGAGCACAGTTTAAACCTTTAAGATATAAATTGGAGATGACACTATTAACATGCAATATTATCTAAATGAGATAACCAAAATCCAATCATTCAAAATAATGCTCCTATGTTAAAATCACTCATGTAAAAACATGTATATCTCTATAAATGCTCTCCTAAACTGAGCAAGACTAATCTCCAGCTGTGTATCCAAACCTCCATCCAGTGTCTGGATGCCTGGTAATACAGTATCAGCCTTATATGACCTTACATATCCTCACAGGATTATAACATGAATCAAAGAGTCATTTGCTTGTTAGAATTTTGTTCAACTTgagggacaaaaaaacaaagacaccagACTAACTTCTCACTTTGATTATTCGATTaatataattgtatttaatttttccCTCTAAAATATCCATATTTGTAAACTAAAGCCCTCTTAAGGTTTTAATGATTTCATTTAATAATGCAACACAAAGCTCCTGGTTAAGCTTAGGGGAAGATAGTGACCTTGGTTAAATATTGAAAGAGTCGACAAAGTTAGTTTAACTGCACATGCATGTAACATGAGCTGTATCACTCATCTCATCCAAAAAGTTATCAATCACCACTCATTTAGTCATTGCTTgaagtttaaagaaaagaacaggaaGCTCCATAGATTCTCTACTTAAGCTCAGAAAGGTAAAACTCTTAAACTCTAAAAGTTTAGTACATATAGAATTTATAGTGCATTTAGCTTGAAATCTCAGTTACTCTAGAAAAAGTAGTATAGATGGATTAGATGGACATATATCTTTTAATATGATATACACAATAATTCTAAGGAGGGTTGACATTGTCTGAATTATTTTGAAACTTCCCTCATTCCGGCTTTAACAGCTCAAGCTTTGTTGTCCGAGGTTATGGAGACTATTTGGAaaccattttttatttacatccatGTTTGTCCTGTGTTATTAAAAAGTGGTATATGTGAGTATGACTCTGAAGAAATGTCTAAAAGTTTGACTATTGTATTTTGTCACAATTAACTTTTGAatgctgtgaatgtgttttgtgaCGTCATAGGGACCTTGACTtttaacctttgaccacaaATCGTATTAGTTCATCCTTCACTCAAACTGGACGTTTGTTCAGATGTGATGAAATTAAGTTTCTGAGTTCCTGAAATATCAGGTTCACAAAAATGGGAATCACCGACGTGTGGATGTACTCATGGACATAACTAGTTTAATGTAGTCACAGTGAAATCACTTAGAGTCCAAGGCATTCACAAGGCCAAAGCCATGTATTGTCACAGTTGCCCTGACCTTTGACATTTGACTATCAGTCAGTTAATCCTTGAGTCAATGTGAAAAGGTTTGTAGAGATTTCCTCCAGGCTTTGCAATGTACATGTTATTCAGGGACACAGTGACCATGACCTCTGCAAACCGAGTACAAATCAGTTCCTCTTTGAGtaaaagtgaatgtttttaacacattttaggGGATTCCTTAGAATTGTACCTGATAATTCACATTCACAAGACCAAATATGTGTTCCTGGGAGGTCACAGCTAAATATGTTAGGTTGGAGATATTAGGTTGATGAGAATAGGACAGACAAAGGGACTTATGGCCAAAAATCCTAATGACTAAGGCGTGGTTTTTGCCAGTGTGGAGGCATAACATTTTTCAATGGGCCAAGCGACCTAACATTGTAAGACTAAACAGCAGTGTCtgtacatattttacatttagagAGAAACTCCAGCTGTTTATGGGAAAAACGAATTTTTCAGCCTGTTTTATAAGTTtataagttttattttgtaaccaGGTATCACTCAAAACTAGTTAAACATCGATTTACAAGATAATAGCATGACATTTCCATCTACTTTCAACTATATCTTATTCATTACAACAAATTCTCCACTGATTACAATTCATTACATCAAAGTCTTTTCTGAACATAGAACATATGGACATTTCAAACATGTCTAAAGAGTACACAGACACTTGCTTTATTGAGGAGACAAGATTTATTTGACAGTTGGAGCTGTTTATTTCTTGTGGTAGTCGGTTTTGTCCTGGAGAAACTAAAActctgaaataaacacacaatagGACGGTTTTCAGTGCATTTTACCAGATATCATTTCGGtcccttgattttttttttttttgaagatgcAGCATTCAATAttagaagaaatgaaaacattgaaaattGGTTTGTCAGTCAGTAACAACAGaaacttgtgttttctgtgttggaGTCCTTTTGTTGAATTTCTTCCTCAAGCTTTCCTTCATGTCTTTAGCTCTTAAGCAATAAATGAGTGGGTTAATCATGGGGGGACAGAGGCTATACAGCATGATAATAACTATTCTCACATCAGGGCTAAATTGAATGCCAACATTGCTAGCGAGATATACAAAACATCTGGGTAAATAATAGAGTAAAATTATGATCAGTTGAGTACTACATGTGGACAGAGTCTTTAGGCGACCTTGGACATTTGCCATTTTAAGTACTGTAATAATTATGCTGCAATATGAGAAAATGATAAATGCCAGAGGCCCCAGTAGCAGAACcattgcaaaaacaaaagcaggaaaGCCATAAGGGGCTCTGTCAGTGCATGCCAGTGTTGTTATACCAATATGATCGCAGTAGCAGTGATTGATAATGTTTGAGGCACAGAAAGGAAGAGGGTATGCCCTGATAACTAACATTAAAGCGCCTGCCTTGCCAACAATCCATGCAGTAATACTGAGAATGTAGATGGTGGACTTTTTAAGAATAAGTGAATATCTGAGAGGATGACATATCGCCAAATACCTATCTAAAGCCATTAGGAAAAGAATAAGAGAATTCACGGTGCCAAGATAGTGAACAAAGTACATCTGGATAAAACAAGCAGTGAAGGAGATGGTCCCTGACTGAAACCAATACTTACTGATGATCTTAGGTAACGTGGTTGTGCTAAAGAGAATGTCACAAGCACAGAGATTCAGAATGATATAATACATCGGCTTATGAAGACAGCTGTCTGTTGcatataagaaaataattgttGCATTGAAGATCAGAGTTAAGAAATAAACCAGGAACAACACTGCTGAGGTGAGACCTTGGTATTCTGGATGAAGACCTGGGAATCCAGTGAGGAAGAATTCAGTCACTGTGGTGTGATTTCCCTCTGCCATGATGGAGCAGAACTATCCTGAACACAATGACAGAGAAcctacattaacacacacatcagattaaacaattcaacatcaaacacttTAAGCAATTCTATTATTTCCTCGATAACCAGTGTTTATGCTGTCGACCACACTACAGTAAAGTATTTTTCTTATCTGACAAATAAGAGTTTGCATCATGAGAATTTCGAAAATCgtataaaagctttttttt
The Paralichthys olivaceus isolate ysfri-2021 chromosome 11, ASM2471397v2, whole genome shotgun sequence genome window above contains:
- the LOC138412074 gene encoding olfactory receptor 13C2-like yields the protein MAEGNHTTVTEFFLTGFPGLHPEYQGLTSAVLFLVYFLTLIFNATIIFLYATDSCLHKPMYYIILNLCACDILFSTTTLPKIISKYWFQSGTISFTACFIQMYFVHYLGTVNSLILFLMALDRYLAICHPLRYSLILKKSTIYILSITAWIVGKAGALMLVIRAYPLPFCASNIINHCYCDHIGITTLACTDRAPYGFPAFVFAMVLLLGPLAFIIFSYCSIIITVLKMANVQGRLKTLSTCSTQLIIILLYYLPRCFVYLASNVGIQFSPDVRIVIIMLYSLCPPMINPLIYCLRAKDMKESLRKLWSKSN
- the LOC109630166 gene encoding olfactory receptor 52E8-like; its protein translation is MFNTNVTRIKDFFIIGFPGLSLDLYKPVSALLFLLYLAIVGGNIFILVFVKCEKALHKPTYLIFCHLAFTDLAFGTVTLPKIISKYWFDDSIISFYSCFAQMYFVHSLATAHSFILMVMALDRFIAICAPLRYTTLLTNTKVSVLCGMSWLLPVLWMVGVLFNALTLPYCNSNIIIQCYCDYIAITALGCENVREVQVIAFGFAMFSLLVPLGFIVFSYFVIIVAVGRISSSEGRVRTLSTCMPQLLITFLYYMPRCFVYLANNVGFTFSVPVRIVVVMLYSLLPAAVNPMIYCFKTKDIKENLKKKLFNRKIDIRT
- the LOC109630044 gene encoding olfactory receptor 52E8-like, whose translation is MVSNFTWMRSFLILGFPGLSPQFYAPVSALLFFLYLLIAIGNIFILTFVFCEKSLQKPTYVVFCHLALIDLTFGTATLPKIISKYWFGDNIISFNGCFTQMFFVHYLGSVTSFMLLVMALDRFIAICIPLRYPVLITNNIISVLCGFAWIIPLPLMVAIVLHALTLPFCKSNVIAQCYCDHISITSQACGDDVIIVKVIALCVAMICLLVPLAFIVFSYISIIVVILKISNVAGRKKTLSTCTPQILITCLFYLPRCFVYVANIVEFSFSLDVRILLILLYSLFPAAINPIIYCFKTQDIKQMLMKRLRKTRIGIEIKFSY